Genomic segment of Gammaproteobacteria bacterium:
TCCAACTTAGTCAGCGTCTTGGCGTGATCGATGGGATGAGTGAAGTGTTGGTTTTCCAGATAGGCCAACGGCCCAAGTCGATGCCCAATTTCATAGGCAAGGCGGGAGCGGGTGGAAATTTCGACACGCTTGCAACCTTCGAGAACGAGCTGTCGTAGGGTGCGATCAAAGTGATAGAGGTTCCAAAGCTGCGTGAATGTGGTGCCTGACTGGAACTGATCCACATTGCCGGGAACAGTGAATGAAAAGCGATAAGCAGAGAGTCTGTAGTAGTTGTGATGCTCCAGAATGTGGAGGGCAAATGGCTCATCAGGGACGACCAAACCACGCGATTTTAGGAGGTCCAACTGCTGTCGGTAGGTGAATGCGGGCTTACTCATCCAAATTCGGCGCGGAAACCCCTGGCTTCAGCCACGGGGAGGAAGCGCCGTCCTCCTGTTTTTTGACGTGAAGTGAAAGGTTGCT
This window contains:
- a CDS encoding hypothetical protein (Evidence 5 : Unknown function); its protein translation is MSKPAFTYRQQLDLLKSRGLVVPDEPFALHILEHHNYYRLSAYRFSFTVPGNVDQFQSGTTFTQLWNLYHFDRTLRQLVLEGCKRVEISTRSRLAYEIGHRLGPLAYLENQHFTHPIDHAKTLTKLDVEISRSQEEFIHHHREMLRMSWPPVWVLMEVASFGASHVF